A section of the Triticum dicoccoides isolate Atlit2015 ecotype Zavitan chromosome 7A, WEW_v2.0, whole genome shotgun sequence genome encodes:
- the LOC119333225 gene encoding glutamate receptor 2.7-like has translation MELPATRRLLVFLSLLTLWSITVDGASPAAAASAVAREATAPAPVRFGVGSRSLTCNSVEILDAFYLKQPSCANWADLRAKDSRGEAVAAAHAAEDLIKNAQVQAIIWGLQTLNNADHIPHLADHNNIPALSFYRSDAFWQEDPVNDSAGLTLGSNDTMMFLHPRTEKIDGMKLDTRNSRQDHEGQTMLKDFANVIYPIFEKQNISCLYGTVEDTARPVSSPLYNRLRDPHPSYRKRRASSTTLLSGEHYDELVCSVSPRMNLGVGGVPYAQSGASMIVLVKDEPYTISWTFVKPLSRNLWFATIIFFFYTGIVVWMIELPRNPEYQGSSLRQCSTALYFVFSTLTFSHGQIIRSPLSKIVVVIWCFVVLILIQSYTSSLSSILTTERLRPWVIDLDQLQGSGDFLGYQDDSCVRSFLMNYQNISESRLKTYTTKEEYAAALRKGSKNGGVSAIVGAIPYLTSFLSDSRYKDDFMMLGCIYTTPGSGFTFRLGFPLVQNHSTTILNLSEGVSDSQLKVSCFGTTSVLMGDDTVPDFGSAPLTLQNFSGLFIITGSISTVMILIAIVRLVYAKCTRPRNTDMESATDNSVEEDPRSMQNGLDDNPSPSQQLLHEAGEDNFQGVREGSQNDGGAQPDPVQQNVMHGGITPAGHFQIETNNV, from the exons ATGGAGTTGCCGGCGACAAGGCGCTTGCTCGTGTTCCTCTCTTTGCTCACGCTTTGGAGCATCACCGTCGACGGTGCGTCGCCAGCTGCCGCCGCCAGCGCGGTGGCGCGGGAGGCGACGGCGCCTGCGCCGGTGCGGTTCGGCGTGGGGAGCAGGAGCCTGACCTGCAATTCCGTGGAGATCCTGGATGCGTTCTACCTGAAGCAACCAAGCTGCGCCAACTGGGCGGACCTGCGAGCGAAGGATTCCCGCGGAGAGGCCGTCGCCGCAGCACACGCTG CCGAGGACCTGATCAAGAATGCCCAGGTGCAAGCCATCATATGGGGCCTTCAGACGCTGAACAATGCAGATCACATCCCACACCTGGCCGACCACAACAACATTCCGGCTCTCTCCTTCTACCGCAGTGATGCCTTCTGGCAAGAAGATCCTGTAAACGATTCCGCGGGCCTTACACTTGGATCAAATGACACCATGATGTTTCTTCATCCAAGAACCGAGAAAATAGACGGCATGAAACTGGATACGAGAAATTCAAGACAAGATCATGAAGGTCAGACGATGCTGAAAGATTTTGCGAATGTTATTTATCCTATTTTCGAGAAACAAAACATCAGCTGCTTGTACGGTACTGTCGAAGATACGGCGAGGCCAGTTTCTAGTCCGCTCTATAACCGTCTCCGAGATCCTCACCCATCCTATCGGAAACGACGAGCCTCTTCCACGACGTTGCTTAGTGGTGAGCACTATGATGAGCTTGTATGCAGCGTGTCTCCCAGG ATGAATTTGGGAGTGGGCGGTGTGCCATACGCACAGTCTGGTGCGTCTATGATTGTGCTCGTCAAGGATGAACCATATACAATCAGCTGGACATTTGTAAAGCCACTAAGTAGGAATCTTTGGTTTGCAACCATTATCTTTTTCTTCTATACTGGCATTGTTGTGTGGATGATTGAACTACCGAGAAATCCGGAGTACCAAGGATCAAGTTTGAGACAATGTAGCACTGCCCTCTACTTTGTTTTCTCTACTTTGACGTTTTCTCATG GTCAAATTATTAGAAGCCCCTTGTCAAAAATTGTCGTGGTAATATGGTGCTTTGTAGTGCTGATTCTGATACAGAGCTACACATCAAGCTTGTCATCCATATTAACCACAGAGAGGCTCCGTCCTTGGGTGATTGATCTAGACCAGCTCCAAGGCAGTGGGGATTTTTTAGGATACCAAGATGATTCATGTGTGCGGTCCTTCTTGATGAATTATCAAAATATCAGTGAAAGTAGGTTAAAAACCTACACAACGAAGGAGGAATATGCTGCCGCTTTGAGGAAGGGGTCCAAGAATGGAGGGGTGTCGGCTATCGTCGGTGCGATCCCCTATTTAACATCTTTCCTCTCTGATAGTCGGTACAAAGATGATTTTATGATGCTTGGTTGCATATACACGACTCCTGGATCTGGTTTT ACATTTCGTCTAGGGTTTCCGCTAGTGCAAAACCATTCAACTACCATCCTGAACCTATCAGAAGGGGTTAGCGACTCACAACTAAAAGTGAGCTGTTTTGGCACCACTTCAGTGTTGATGGGTGATGACACAGTTCCTGACTTTGGTTCTGCACCTCTCACTTTGCAAAACTTCTCGGGGCTCTTCATCATCACTGGATCCATTTCAACTGTCATGATACTGATAGCCATTGTGAGGTTGGTTTATGCCAAATGCACCAGGCCGAGAAACACCGACATGGAAAGCGCCACGGATAATAGTGTCGAAGAGGATCCCCGTTCGATGCAGAACGGCTTGGACGACAACCCTAGCCCTAGCCAGCAACTCCTCCACGAAGCCGGAGAAGATAATTTCCAAGGTGTGCGTGAGGGTAGCCAAAATGATGGGGGTGCTCAGCCTGACCCAGTGCAGCAGAATGTCATGCACGGTGGCATCACCCCTGCAGGGCACTTCCAGATTGAAACTAACAATGTCTGA